The Parafrankia discariae sequence AACGCATGGAGCTGACCGGTACTAATAGGCCGAGGGCTTGACCACAAAGATTCTGCTGTTCTGCGTCCACTGTGCGGTTCTCGGGCTGCGACCGGTTTCGGTCGGGTCTGATAGTGTTTCGGTGGTTTTAGCGAAGGGGAAACGCCCGGTTCCATTCCGAACCCGGTAGCTAAGCCCTTCAGCGCCGATGGTACTGCGTGGGTGACTGCGTGGGAGAGTAGGACGCCGCCGGACTTCTTTTGGTGGGGGCTGTTTCTGGCTGTGGCCGGGAGCAGCCCCCACCTGCATTTCCGGGTTGTTCCGGCTGGCGCGGAGTTCGCGCCCCGCCCCAGGATCGGTCTGGGCGAAGTGTGCCGCGGAGCGAGTCCATGGACTCACTCACCCGCCACGGTCGCGCCTGGCGGACCGGCGGCCGGGACCGGACCCGCGAGATCCGCCTCGGGCCTGGAGCCCCGGATCCCCGGTCCGGAGGGACCCTCGGCTGGGCGCGTCCCCAGATCGCGATCACCCGTCCGCTGCTGTGTGACGGGTTTGACGCTCGTATGTCGGCCTCACGTCCCTGGTCTCGGTGGCCCCAGTTAAATGGACGTCCTACTATCGGAGTGCCAACGACGGTCGTTGGTGTCCGCGTACCGTCCTCGGGAGCAAGCCTCATGAGCGCAGTCACCGTGGTGGGCCAGCAGGCCCCCGCCCTGCACGTGCCCGTCTGGCCGGTGCGCGTCGTCACCGCGGCGTCGCTGTTCGACGGCCATGACGCGGCGATCAACATCATGCGCCGGATCCTGCAGGCCCAGGGGGCCGAGGTGATCCACCTCGGTCACGACCGGGGCGTCGACGAGATCGTGACGGCGGCGATCCAGGAGGACGCCCAGGCGGTCGCGATCTCGTCCTACCAGGGCGGTCACGTCGAGTACTTCAGCTACCTGGTGGACCGGCTGCGGGAGCGGGGCGCCGGGCACATCGGCGTGTACGGCGGCGGTGGCGGGGTCATCGTGCCGGACGAGATCGCCCTGTTGCACTCGCGTGGCGTCGCGCGGATCTTCTCCCCGGAGGACGGGCAGCGGCTCGGCCTGCACCTGATGGTCAACAGCATCGTCCGTGACGGCGATGTCGATCTCGCCGCCCGCCCGCCGGCGGCCGAGGCGGTGCGGGCCGGCGACGAGTCCGCGCTGGCCCGGGCGATCACGGTGCTCGAAGACGGCCGGAACCCGGCGCTGGCCGCCGCGCTGCGCGACGCGGCCGAGAGCGGACCGGTGGTGCCGGTCCTCGGTATCACCGGTACCGGCGGTTCCGGGAAGTCGTCGCTCACCGACGAGGTGCTGCGCCGCTTCCGCCTCGACCAGGGCGACGGACTGCGCATCGCGGTCCTCGCGGTCGACCCCACCCGGCGGCGCGGCGGTGGTGCGCTGCTCGGCGACCGGATCAGGATGAACGCGCTGGGAGCCGGCTTCCTCGGCGGTGCGCCCGTGGCCGATGCCGCCGCCGACGGTGGCGACGACACCGGCGGTGCGGGCAGCGGGGTGTTCTTCCGCTCGCTGGCCACCCGCGGCGCGGGGCGCGAGCTGCCCGAGCACCTCGCCGACATCATCGCGGCCTGCAAGGCCGCCGGGTACGACCTGATCGTTGTGGAGACGCCGGGCATCGGCCAGGGCGACGCGGCGATCGTGCCCTTCTGTGACGTCTCGATGTACGTGATGACCCCCGAGTACGGAGCCGCCTCCCAGCTCGAGAAGATCGACATGCTCGACTTCGCCGATGTCGTGGCGGTCAACAAGTTCGAGCGCCGGGGCGCGGAGGACGCGCGGCGCGACGTCGCCCGGCAGATGGTGCGCAACCGGGAGGACTTCGGCTCCTCCTGGGACGAGATGCCGGTGTTCGGCACCTCGGCCGCGCGGTTCAGCGACGACGGCGTGACCGCTCTTTACCAGTTCCTGCGTGACCTGCTGCGCGAGCGCGGGCTGCGCGTGGTGCCCGGCCGGCTGCCGGTGGTGGACGTCCGGGTCTCCTCGGGGCTGACGACGGTGGTGCCGCCGGCGCGGGTCCGCTACCTCGCGGAGATCACCGATGTGGTGCGCGGCTATCACGCGCGGACCGAGGAGCAGGCCGAGCTCGCCCGCCGGCGCCAGCACCTGTCCACGGCGCTCGCCGAGCTCGACGGCGTCGAGCCGGATCAGGCCGGCTCGAACGGCTCCAGCCCGAACGGCTCCGGCGGCGCGCTGACGAGGCTGCGGAGCCTGCGGGACGAAGCCGACGCGGCGCTGGACGCGCGGACCCGCGACCTGCTCGACGGCTGGCCCGCCCTGGTCGCCGAGCGTTCCGGCGAGGAGATGGTCTATACGGTGCGCGACCGGGAGATCCGCACCCCGCTGCGGCGCACGACGCTGTCGGGTACGGCCGTGCCCCGGGTGGCGGTGCCGCGGATCGACGACGACGCCAGTCTCGTCCGGTTCCTGCGGCGGGAGAACCTGCCGGGGCTCTTCCCGTTCACCGCGGGCGTGTTCCCGTACAAGCGGGCCGGTGAGGCGCCGGCGCGGATGTTCGCCGGCGAGGGCGACCCGTTCCGCACGAACCGGCGGTTCCACCTGCTCTCCGCCGACTCGCCGGCGACCAGGCTGAGCACCGCGTTCGACTCGGTCACGCTGTACGGGCGTGACCCGGGCCCCCGACCGGACGTGTACGGAAAGGTCGGGACGTCCGGAGTGTCGGTGGCGACGCTGGACGACATGAAGGCGCTGTACGCGGGCTTCGACCTGTGCTCGCCGACGACGAGCGTCTCGATGACGATCAACGGTCCGGCGCCGGCGATCCTGGCGATGTTCCTCAACACCGCGATCGACCAGCGCCTCGAGCTGTTCCGGACGGAGCACGGGCGCGAGCCGTCGGCGGCCGAGACGGCCGAGGTGGCGGCCTGGGCGCTGGCGAACGTGCGCGGCACCGTCCAGGCGGACATCCTCAAGGAGGACCAGGGCCAGAACACCTGCATCTTCTCGACGGAGTTCGCCCTGCGCTGCATGGCGGACGTGCAGGAATGGTTCATCGATCACCGCGTCCGGAACTTCTACTCGGTTTCGATCTCCGGCTACCACATCGCGGAGGCCGGGGCGAACCCGATCAGTCAGCTCGCGTTCACCCTCGCCAACGGGTTCACCTACGTCGAGGCCTACCTGGCGCGCGGAATGCGGATCGACGACTTCGCGCCGAACCTGTCGTTCTTCTTCTCCAACGGCATGGACGCCGAGTACAGCGTGATCGGCCGGGTGGCCCGGCGGATCTGGGCGGTCGCGATGCGCGAGCGCTACGGCGCGGCGGAGCGCTCCCAGAAGCTCAAGTACCACGTGCAGACCTCGGGCCGGTCGCTGCACGCGCGGGAGATGAACTTCAACGACATCCGGACGACGTTGCAGGCATTGTGCGCGATCTACGACAACTGCAACAGCCTGCACACCAACGCCTACGACGAGGCTGTGACGACGCCCACGGAGCAGTCCGTGCGGCGGGCGCTGGCCATCCAGATGATCATTGATCAGGAGTGGGGGCTCGCCGGGAACGAGAACCCGTTGCAGGGCTCGTATGTGATCGACGAGCTGACCGACCTCGTCGAGGAGGCGGTGCTGGCCGAGTTCGAACGGATCTCGGAGCGGGGCGGTGTGCTCGGCGCGATGGAGACCGGCTACCAGCGCGGGCGCATCCAGGACGAGTCGATGCTCTACGAACGGCGCAAGCACGACGGCTCCCTGCCGATCATCGGGGTGAACACCTTCATCGGGCCGGACGCCGACGAGAAGGGAGCCGGCCCGCTGGAGCTCGCCCGGGCCACCGAGGAGGAGAAGCAGTCCCAGCTGCGCCGCCTGGCGGACTTCACCAGCCGCAACCGCGAGCCCGCCCAGCAGGCGCTGGAGCGGCTGCGGCAGGTCGCCGCGGCCGGCGGCAACACTTTCGAGGTGCTGATGGACGCCGTGCGGGTGTGTTCGCTAGGCCAGATCAGCGCGGCGTTCTTCGAGGTCGGCGGACAGTACAGGCGTAACATCTGACGACGTGACCGCGGGCCGGTGCCGATGCCGCCGCCGGCGCGGGGTCAGCGGCGCGCGGCGGGGGAGGCTCATCCAGGCGCGCTGTGTGGCCTTCATGTTGCCGGCATCGTCAACGTCGCCGGCATCGCCGTTCCCGGGTGCGACGGCCGTACGCCGGAATGGCTATCGTTGATGGCTCTGCCGTTGATGGTCCGCCGGCCCGACGTCCCGTCCTGGAGAATTGCACCCGTGTCACAGCCGAAACCGCTTCCGACCGACCCGATCGCGGAGGCGCACCGGCAGTGGACCGCCCATGGATGGGGGCCCGTCGCGGACGGGATGGCCGCCGTCACCTCGCTCATGCGCGCGCAGCAGATCCTGCTCGCCCGCGTCGACGAGGTCCTGCGGCCCCTCGACCTCACCTTCGCCCGCTACGAGCTGCTCATGCTGCTGCTGTTCAGCCGTAAGGGCTCACTGCCGCTGAGCCGCATCGGGAGCCTGCTCCAGGTGCACCCGACCAGTGTCACCAGCGCGGTGGACAGGCTGGAGGCCCGCGGGCAGGTGCGCCGCCTGCCGCATCCGACGGACCGGCGCGCGATTCTCGCCGAGATCACCGAGGACGGGCGGGTGACGGCGCTCGCGGCCACCGAGAAGCTCAACGACACCGTGTTCGCCGACCCCGGGCTTCCGGACAGCGGCGTGCGGGACCTCGTCGAGCTGCTCACCGACCTGCGGCGCGGTGCCGGCGACTTCTGAGCCGGGGCGGGCGGTCGTCCCGAGGACGGGTGGGGTGCCCGGGCGGCGGCTACCCTCTACAGACGTGACCTATCTCGACCACGCGGCGACCACGCCGATGCGCCCGGAGGCCGTCGCGGCGTTCACCGCCGTGCTGACGGACGCCGGGAACGCCTCATCGCTGCACGCCGGCGGTCGGCGTGCCCGCCGGATCGTCGAGGAGTCGCGGGAGTCACTGGCCGAGGTGCTGGGCGCCCGGCCGTCCGACCTGATCTTCACGGCGGGTGGCACGGAGAGCGACAACCTGGCGATCAAGGGCCTGTACTGGGCGCGCCGCGCCGCCGACCCGCGCCGGCGCCGGATCCTGGTCAGCGCGGTGGAGCACCCGGCGGTGCTGGACACCGCGTCCTGGCTGGCCCGACGGCAGGGGGCGGTGCTGGAGCCGCTGCCGGTCGACGAGACCGGCCTGGTCGCCCCGGAGGTGCTGCGCGCCGCGGTGGAGTCCGATCCGGCCTCGGTCGCGCTCGTCTCGGTGATGTGGGCGAACAGCGAGGTGGGCACCATCCAGCCGGTCGCCGAGCTGGCCCGGGTCGCCCACGCCCGCGACATCCCGTTCCACACCGACGCCGTCCAGGCGTTCGGGCAGATCGAGATGTCGTTCGCCGCCAGCGAGGCGGACGCGCTGACGATCAGTGCGCACAAGATCGGCGGCCCGGTGGGGGTGGGCGGCCTGCTCCTGCGACGCGGGGTCGAGGTGGAGCCGCTGGCGCACGGCGGCGGGCAGGAGCGCGACGTCCGTTCCGGGACGCTCAACACTCCCGGAGTGGCCGCGTTCGCCGCGGCGGCGGCCGCCGTCACCGCCGAGCTGCCCGCCGAGCGGGTCCGGCTGGCCTCGCTGCGCGACGACCTCGTGCGCCGGGTGCTGTCCGAGGTCCCCGGGGCGACGCTCAACGGCGCCGCCCCCGGTCCCGGCCGACTGCCCGGCAACGCGCACCTGACCTTCCCCGGCTGCGAGGGCGACTCGCTGCTGATGCTGCTCGACGCGCACGGGGTGGAATGCTCGACGGGTTCGGCCTGCTCGGCGGGAGTGGCCCGGCCCTCGCACGTGTTGTTGGCGATGGGCGCCGGTGAGGCGCACGCTCGCGGGTCGCTGCGGTTCTCGCTCGGGCACGGCTCGGCGGCGGCGGACGTCGACGCGCTGGTCGCCGTGATCGGTCCGGTGGTGGAGCGCGCCAGCCGCGCCGGTGAGCTCGCGGGTCTGAGCGCGGGGTGAGTCGAGGAGCCGGCGGCGGGAGTGCCCGCCGGGTGCGGCGGTGTGGACGAGGGGTGGGATCGTGAGCCGGATGAGGGTGCTCGCGGCCATGTCGGGTGGCGTCGACTCGGCGGTGGCCGCCGCCAGGGCCGTCGACGCCGGTCATGACGTGACCGGTGTCCACCTGGCGCTGTCGCGCTCACCCGCCTCGGACCGGGTCGGCGCCCGCGGGTGCTGCACGCTCGAGGACGCCCGCGACGCCCGCCGAGCCGCCGACGTGCTCGGCATCCCCTTCTACGTCTGGGATCTCGCGGAGCGCTTCGAGACCGAGGTCATCGACGAGTTCGTCGCCGACTACTCGGCCGGGCGCACGCCCAACCCGTGCGTGCGCTGCAACGAGCGGATCAAGTTCGCCGCGGTGCTGGAGAAGGCGCTCGCGCTCGGCTTCGACGCGGTCGTCACCGGGCACCACGCCCGGCTGGACGCGGACGGCACGCTGCGCCGCTCGGTGGACCCGGCGAAGGACCAGTCGTACGTGCTCGGCACCCTGCGGCCCGCGCAGCTCGCCGCGGCCCGGTTCCCGCTCGGCGACTCCACGAAGGCGCAGGTCCGCGCGGAGGCGGCGCGTCGTGGCCTCGCCGTCGCCGACAAGCCGGACAGTCACGACATCTGCTTCGTGGCCTCCGGGGACACCGGGGCCTGGCTGCGCGAGCGGCTGGGGCCACGTCCGGGCCCGGTCGTCGACGCGGAGACCGGCGAGACGCTCGGCGAGCACGACGGGGCGTACGCGTTCACGGTCGGGCAGCGCCGGGGGCTCGGCCTGGGACGTCCCGCGCCGGACGGCCGTCCGCGCTACGTGCTGGGGATCTCCCCGGCGACGTCCACGGTGACCGTCGGCCCGTCCAGCGCGCTGGACATGCGCAGTCTGGTCGCGGAGCGGATCGTCTGGCCGCACGACGGGCCGGTCTCGTGCACCGCGCAGGTCCGGGCGCACGGCGGGGTCGTCCCCGCGGTGGTGACGGCCCGGGGCGACGAGCTCGACGCGCGGCTGGCGGAGCCGGTGCGCGGTACCGCGGCGGGCCAGGCCGTGGTCTTCTACGACGGCGACCGGGTGCTCGGCGGCGGGCGCATCCGCTCCCTGGCGGCCTGACCCGCCGGACCCTGCGGCGTGCCCGGCCCGCGCGGCCGGTCTGGCCTGGTCTGGCCTGCGCGGTTGTGGCGTGTGTCCGGTAGTCGTGCCGGGTGCGGTTCCCGCGCGTTGCCGGATGTTGTCCGCCGGCTGCGGCCTGGGGCCGCGGCCGGAATCTAAGGAGTCGATGTGGTGATGACGTGGTCTGCCACCGAACGGGGCGCGGGCCCGGAGCCGGTCCGGGACGAGCCGGGGAAGGGCGTCGCACCGCTGGGCGGCGACGGGACGGCCGCGCGGGCGGGCATCCCCTGGCCGCCCGGGACGGCGTCCGGGGTCGGGTCGCTGCCGGATCTCGACCCGGTCGAGGCCGCGCGGTACGTCCTGGGGGAGGTGCCGGACCTGCCGTTCCTGCCGGAGCTGCCGGGCCGCGGGGTCGGCGCCGACATCATCGGCCGTTCGTGCGCGCTGCTGGTGGACCTGCCGGTCGACCTCCAGCCGTCCGGGTGGCGGCTGGTGGCCCGGCCCGGCCTGGACCTGCGCCGGGCCCGTGACCTGCTCGTCCGGGATCTGGACGCGTTCACCGAGGCGGCCGCCGGCTACACCGGGCCACTCAAGGTGTCGGCCGCCGGCCCCTGGACGCTGGCGGGCGGGGTCGAGCTGCCGCGTGGGCACAAGGCGCTCGCCGACCAGGGCGCGGCCCGGGACCTGGCCGAGGCGCTCACCGAGGGGCTGCTCGCCCATCTGGCGGACCTGGGGCGGCGGATCCCGGGCGCCCGGCTGCTCGTCCAGCTCGACGAGCCGTCGCTGCCGGCGATGCTCGCCGGTCACATCCGCACTCCGAGCGGTTTCTCCGTCCTGCCGGCCGTCGAGGAGGGGCCGGCGACCGAGCGGCTGGCCGGGGTGCTGTCCGCGGTGACCGGGGCGGCGGCGGTCGCCGCGGCCGGGGTGCACTGCTGCGCGCCCGACGTGCCGCTCGACCTGCTGCGGCGGGCCGGCGCCCGGTTCGTCGGCCTCGACGCGACCCTGCTCACCCGGGCGCAGGACGACGAGATCGGTGAGGCGGTCGAGGCGGGGGTCGGCCTGATGTTCGGCCTGGTGCCCACGGACGGGGCCCGGAACCTGTCGGACCCCCGTCGTACGGTCGCGGTGGCGGTCGACCTGTGGCGTCGGCTGGGGTTCGCTCCGGAACTGCTCGGGGAGGTGGTGGCCGTGACACCCACGTGTGGCCTGGCCAGTGCGAGTGTGGGCGACGCGCGTGCCGCGCTGCGGCACTGCCGTGAGGGGGCGCGGGTCCTGGTGGAATCTCCACAGTGAGCGCGGACGAGGTCGGC is a genomic window containing:
- the icmF gene encoding fused isobutyryl-CoA mutase/GTPase IcmF; translation: MSAVTVVGQQAPALHVPVWPVRVVTAASLFDGHDAAINIMRRILQAQGAEVIHLGHDRGVDEIVTAAIQEDAQAVAISSYQGGHVEYFSYLVDRLRERGAGHIGVYGGGGGVIVPDEIALLHSRGVARIFSPEDGQRLGLHLMVNSIVRDGDVDLAARPPAAEAVRAGDESALARAITVLEDGRNPALAAALRDAAESGPVVPVLGITGTGGSGKSSLTDEVLRRFRLDQGDGLRIAVLAVDPTRRRGGGALLGDRIRMNALGAGFLGGAPVADAAADGGDDTGGAGSGVFFRSLATRGAGRELPEHLADIIAACKAAGYDLIVVETPGIGQGDAAIVPFCDVSMYVMTPEYGAASQLEKIDMLDFADVVAVNKFERRGAEDARRDVARQMVRNREDFGSSWDEMPVFGTSAARFSDDGVTALYQFLRDLLRERGLRVVPGRLPVVDVRVSSGLTTVVPPARVRYLAEITDVVRGYHARTEEQAELARRRQHLSTALAELDGVEPDQAGSNGSSPNGSGGALTRLRSLRDEADAALDARTRDLLDGWPALVAERSGEEMVYTVRDREIRTPLRRTTLSGTAVPRVAVPRIDDDASLVRFLRRENLPGLFPFTAGVFPYKRAGEAPARMFAGEGDPFRTNRRFHLLSADSPATRLSTAFDSVTLYGRDPGPRPDVYGKVGTSGVSVATLDDMKALYAGFDLCSPTTSVSMTINGPAPAILAMFLNTAIDQRLELFRTEHGREPSAAETAEVAAWALANVRGTVQADILKEDQGQNTCIFSTEFALRCMADVQEWFIDHRVRNFYSVSISGYHIAEAGANPISQLAFTLANGFTYVEAYLARGMRIDDFAPNLSFFFSNGMDAEYSVIGRVARRIWAVAMRERYGAAERSQKLKYHVQTSGRSLHAREMNFNDIRTTLQALCAIYDNCNSLHTNAYDEAVTTPTEQSVRRALAIQMIIDQEWGLAGNENPLQGSYVIDELTDLVEEAVLAEFERISERGGVLGAMETGYQRGRIQDESMLYERRKHDGSLPIIGVNTFIGPDADEKGAGPLELARATEEEKQSQLRRLADFTSRNREPAQQALERLRQVAAAGGNTFEVLMDAVRVCSLGQISAAFFEVGGQYRRNI
- a CDS encoding MarR family winged helix-turn-helix transcriptional regulator codes for the protein MSQPKPLPTDPIAEAHRQWTAHGWGPVADGMAAVTSLMRAQQILLARVDEVLRPLDLTFARYELLMLLLFSRKGSLPLSRIGSLLQVHPTSVTSAVDRLEARGQVRRLPHPTDRRAILAEITEDGRVTALAATEKLNDTVFADPGLPDSGVRDLVELLTDLRRGAGDF
- a CDS encoding cysteine desulfurase family protein, with amino-acid sequence MTYLDHAATTPMRPEAVAAFTAVLTDAGNASSLHAGGRRARRIVEESRESLAEVLGARPSDLIFTAGGTESDNLAIKGLYWARRAADPRRRRILVSAVEHPAVLDTASWLARRQGAVLEPLPVDETGLVAPEVLRAAVESDPASVALVSVMWANSEVGTIQPVAELARVAHARDIPFHTDAVQAFGQIEMSFAASEADALTISAHKIGGPVGVGGLLLRRGVEVEPLAHGGGQERDVRSGTLNTPGVAAFAAAAAAVTAELPAERVRLASLRDDLVRRVLSEVPGATLNGAAPGPGRLPGNAHLTFPGCEGDSLLMLLDAHGVECSTGSACSAGVARPSHVLLAMGAGEAHARGSLRFSLGHGSAAADVDALVAVIGPVVERASRAGELAGLSAG
- the mnmA gene encoding tRNA 2-thiouridine(34) synthase MnmA, encoding MRVLAAMSGGVDSAVAAARAVDAGHDVTGVHLALSRSPASDRVGARGCCTLEDARDARRAADVLGIPFYVWDLAERFETEVIDEFVADYSAGRTPNPCVRCNERIKFAAVLEKALALGFDAVVTGHHARLDADGTLRRSVDPAKDQSYVLGTLRPAQLAAARFPLGDSTKAQVRAEAARRGLAVADKPDSHDICFVASGDTGAWLRERLGPRPGPVVDAETGETLGEHDGAYAFTVGQRRGLGLGRPAPDGRPRYVLGISPATSTVTVGPSSALDMRSLVAERIVWPHDGPVSCTAQVRAHGGVVPAVVTARGDELDARLAEPVRGTAAGQAVVFYDGDRVLGGGRIRSLAA
- a CDS encoding methionine synthase, giving the protein MTWSATERGAGPEPVRDEPGKGVAPLGGDGTAARAGIPWPPGTASGVGSLPDLDPVEAARYVLGEVPDLPFLPELPGRGVGADIIGRSCALLVDLPVDLQPSGWRLVARPGLDLRRARDLLVRDLDAFTEAAAGYTGPLKVSAAGPWTLAGGVELPRGHKALADQGAARDLAEALTEGLLAHLADLGRRIPGARLLVQLDEPSLPAMLAGHIRTPSGFSVLPAVEEGPATERLAGVLSAVTGAAAVAAAGVHCCAPDVPLDLLRRAGARFVGLDATLLTRAQDDEIGEAVEAGVGLMFGLVPTDGARNLSDPRRTVAVAVDLWRRLGFAPELLGEVVAVTPTCGLASASVGDARAALRHCREGARVLVESPQ